In Capillimicrobium parvum, a genomic segment contains:
- a CDS encoding glycosyltransferase, which translates to MRLDIVIPAHNEEHRIDRMLTAYRAGCPHPGTRFHVALDHCTDGTAEIVRGHQRADRRIELHEYPKLGKGGVIAETFRRSDADLVGFVDADGATPPAELLRLADVAGRADGAIASRHHPASVLPASRPLSRRLTSAGFAFGVRRLLGLPYRDTQCGAKVLRGDVARDIVAHTTSQDLLFDVDLLVTARDLGHRVVEVPTVWVDQEGSRVDPVADTRRMGASLLRLWAASLRRRVREVAGAA; encoded by the coding sequence GTGCGTCTCGACATCGTCATTCCCGCCCACAACGAAGAGCATCGGATCGACCGCATGCTCACGGCCTACCGCGCCGGCTGCCCGCATCCGGGCACGCGGTTCCACGTCGCGCTGGACCACTGCACCGACGGGACCGCCGAGATCGTCCGCGGCCACCAGCGCGCCGATCGGCGCATCGAGCTGCACGAGTACCCGAAGCTCGGCAAGGGCGGCGTGATCGCGGAGACGTTCCGCCGCAGCGACGCCGACCTCGTCGGGTTCGTCGACGCCGACGGCGCGACACCGCCGGCGGAGCTGCTCCGGCTCGCCGACGTGGCCGGCCGCGCCGACGGGGCGATCGCCTCGCGCCACCATCCGGCGTCCGTCCTGCCCGCGTCGCGGCCGCTGTCGCGCCGGCTGACCAGCGCCGGGTTCGCGTTCGGCGTGCGCCGGCTGCTCGGCCTGCCCTACCGCGACACGCAGTGCGGGGCGAAGGTCCTGCGCGGCGACGTGGCCCGCGACATCGTCGCGCACACCACGTCGCAGGACCTGCTCTTCGACGTCGACCTGCTCGTCACCGCCCGCGATCTCGGCCACCGCGTCGTCGAGGTGCCGACGGTGTGGGTCGACCAGGAGGGCTCGCGCGTCGACCCCGTCGCGGACACGCGGAGGATGGGGGCGTCGCTGCTGCGGCTGTGGGCCGCGTCGCTGCGCCGCCGGGTGCGGGAGGTGGCCGGTGCGGCCTGA
- a CDS encoding polysaccharide pyruvyl transferase family protein has protein sequence MSRVVLAGAFGQRNPGDDALLEAFRRALPGRELIATSRPGPVLPGCERVAPSDPPAVMRQVRSADAVVFAGGTVFKTLRGASGRGPLDLLGRALAMGLGTRALGKPLALVGVGAAPLPGRRARLLARRLVHQADLLVLRDEESADVLAEAGAPAPFRIGADPAWTILDVEGAPPASDTERMRRGTVVVALSHDAGGAGLADDLAVALVPVLAHGFDVILQPWQIGRIGRRDDLDLAREIDARLGGVARIGVPPADLAEARGSFADARLVVALRFHAMLTAAGAGVPSVAYAHEPKLAGAARRLGQPVLAPGTDPAQLGARLVAAAEAAVAPSAAAVRAEVAAAEEGFRLLRLVLDGGRGDEADAMGSLPLKPAEWAVAE, from the coding sequence GTGAGCCGAGTCGTCCTCGCCGGCGCGTTCGGACAGCGCAATCCTGGCGACGACGCCCTGCTCGAGGCGTTTCGCCGCGCGCTGCCCGGCCGCGAGCTGATCGCCACCAGCCGGCCCGGCCCGGTCCTGCCGGGATGCGAGCGCGTCGCGCCCTCCGACCCGCCGGCGGTGATGCGCCAGGTGCGCTCCGCCGACGCGGTGGTGTTCGCCGGCGGCACCGTGTTCAAGACCCTGCGCGGCGCGAGCGGCCGCGGACCGCTCGACCTGCTCGGCCGGGCGCTCGCCATGGGGCTCGGCACCCGGGCGCTCGGCAAGCCGCTGGCGCTCGTCGGGGTCGGTGCGGCACCGCTGCCGGGCCGCCGCGCCCGGCTGCTCGCGCGCCGGCTCGTCCATCAGGCCGACCTGCTGGTCCTGCGCGACGAGGAGTCCGCGGACGTGCTGGCCGAGGCGGGCGCGCCCGCGCCGTTCCGCATCGGCGCCGACCCTGCCTGGACGATCCTCGACGTCGAGGGCGCCCCACCCGCGTCGGACACCGAGCGCATGCGCCGGGGCACCGTCGTCGTGGCGCTGTCGCACGACGCCGGCGGCGCCGGCCTGGCCGACGATCTCGCCGTCGCCCTCGTGCCCGTGCTCGCCCACGGCTTCGACGTGATCCTGCAGCCCTGGCAGATCGGCCGGATCGGCCGGCGCGACGACCTCGACCTGGCCCGCGAGATCGACGCGCGCCTCGGCGGCGTGGCGCGGATCGGCGTGCCGCCCGCCGACCTCGCCGAGGCGCGCGGGTCGTTCGCGGACGCGCGGCTCGTCGTGGCGCTGCGCTTCCACGCGATGCTGACCGCCGCCGGGGCGGGCGTGCCGTCGGTCGCCTACGCGCACGAGCCGAAGCTCGCCGGCGCCGCGCGCCGCCTCGGGCAGCCGGTGCTCGCGCCGGGGACCGACCCGGCGCAGCTCGGCGCCCGGCTCGTGGCCGCCGCCGAGGCGGCCGTGGCGCCGAGCGCGGCCGCCGTGCGCGCCGAGGTCGCGGCCGCCGAGGAGGGCTTCCGGCTCCTGCGGCTCGTCCTCGACGGCGGGCGCGGCGACGAGGCGGACGCCATGGGGAGCCTGCCGCTCAAGCCGGCCGAGTGGGCGGTGGCCGAGTGA
- a CDS encoding glycosyltransferase, whose protein sequence is MRPDVALISPYPRPGIRHGGSSGVASYTANLAEALTGAGAGVTVVAPVEPGLPAEHRDGRVRVLRRFEAGPPWLVRAARAACATGAPTVHLQHETFLYGGPAAVPALVAALRRLRRGRPSSVVTMHHVVAAGAVDAQFTRLHRVRVPAAVARAGLAVVRESVRRHADAVVVHEPAFAEAVPGATVVPHGIESAAAAERAAARSRLGVRDDRLTVLCFGFVAPYKGLEPALEAGRLAGSGVEVVVAGGTHPRVGDAYAEVLRGAHGDHARFTGHVPDGDVAAWFAAADVALFAYPRPVSSSGALALALAHGTPVLMSPELATCAGAPAPLVAPREAPALAAVLRGLAADRSRLGALGAAAAAMAGDRGWPAVARRHLEVYAAAGTTRADARDVPGAAGTTLADAPGRRDVPGVVE, encoded by the coding sequence GTGCGGCCTGACGTGGCGCTCATCTCCCCCTACCCACGTCCCGGGATCCGCCACGGCGGCTCGAGCGGCGTGGCCTCCTACACCGCGAACCTCGCCGAGGCGCTGACCGGCGCTGGCGCCGGCGTGACCGTCGTCGCGCCCGTCGAGCCGGGCCTGCCGGCCGAGCACCGCGACGGCCGGGTGCGGGTCCTGCGCCGGTTCGAGGCCGGGCCGCCCTGGCTGGTCCGCGCCGCCCGGGCCGCGTGCGCGACGGGCGCGCCCACCGTGCACCTGCAGCACGAGACCTTCCTGTACGGCGGGCCGGCCGCGGTGCCAGCGCTCGTGGCGGCGCTGCGCCGCCTGCGCCGAGGGCGGCCGTCGTCGGTCGTGACGATGCACCACGTCGTCGCGGCGGGCGCCGTCGACGCGCAGTTCACCCGCCTGCATCGCGTGCGCGTGCCCGCCGCCGTCGCGCGCGCGGGGCTGGCCGTGGTCCGCGAGAGCGTCCGCCGCCACGCCGATGCCGTCGTCGTCCACGAGCCAGCATTCGCCGAGGCCGTCCCGGGCGCGACCGTCGTGCCGCACGGCATCGAGTCGGCCGCGGCCGCCGAGCGAGCGGCGGCGCGGTCCCGGCTCGGCGTCCGCGACGACCGCCTGACCGTCCTGTGCTTCGGCTTCGTCGCGCCGTACAAGGGCCTCGAGCCGGCGCTGGAGGCGGGGCGGCTGGCGGGGAGCGGGGTCGAGGTCGTGGTCGCGGGCGGGACGCACCCGCGCGTCGGCGACGCCTACGCGGAGGTCCTGCGCGGCGCGCACGGCGACCACGCCCGCTTCACCGGCCACGTCCCCGACGGCGACGTGGCGGCGTGGTTCGCCGCCGCGGACGTCGCGCTCTTCGCCTACCCGCGGCCGGTGTCGAGCAGCGGCGCGCTCGCGCTTGCGCTCGCCCACGGAACGCCCGTGCTGATGTCGCCCGAGCTGGCGACGTGCGCCGGTGCGCCGGCGCCGCTCGTCGCCCCGCGCGAGGCCCCGGCGCTCGCGGCGGTGCTGCGCGGCCTGGCGGCCGACCGGTCCCGTCTCGGCGCGCTGGGCGCCGCGGCCGCGGCGATGGCGGGCGACCGGGGCTGGCCCGCGGTCGCGCGTCGCCACCTCGAGGTGTACGCGGCGGCGGGCACCACCCGGGCTGACGCTCGCGACGTTCCGGGGGCGGCCGGCACCACCCTGGCTGACGCACCGGGCCGTCGTGACGTCCCGGGGGTGGTCGAGTGA